TGATCCAGGGTTTTTTCCTTGTCCCGGGGAAGCCGGGCCCGGACGGGCAGGTAATTGGAGGCATGGTTGGCATGGAACAGCCCGTCCGACAGATGGGTGGACGCTATCATCTGGCCCAGTTCCGCCAGCATCTCTTCCGGGGACGGCAGCTGGAACCGGCCGGCCTGGTAATCATCATGCAGTTCCGTGCCCGGAATCAGCATCAGGCTCAACGCCCCCACATAGTCGGGATCGATTTCCGACAGGACCCGGCCCGTCTCTTTGGCATGAATCAACGACCGCGCTTTTCCGGCCAGCCCCACCAGCACGGTGACCGACAGTTGGATCCCCGCCTGTTTCACCCGTTTCCCCATGCGGATCATCTTGTCAGAGGTGGCGCCTTTGCAGATATCGGCCAGTACCTGGTCATCGCCGGATTCCAGGCCCATGTAAGCGATGCCCACGCCCAGGGATTTCAGTTCCGCCAGCTCTTCATCCGTTTTCATGCCGATACCCTTGGTATTGGCATACACGCCCACCCGCTCCACCCAGGGAAGCCGGTCCCGAATCCGTTCCAGAATGGGCCGCAACCG
Above is a window of Desulfotignum balticum DSM 7044 DNA encoding:
- a CDS encoding radical SAM protein, with the protein product MHYDGMIIRPPSEADSILLQVTLGCSHNKCTFCGSFRDKRFTIKKDDVIFQDIEYARTHFPKQTRLFICDGDAMIVPMRRLRPILERIRDRLPWVERVGVYANTKGIGMKTDEELAELKSLGVGIAYMGLESGDDQVLADICKGATSDKMIRMGKRVKQAGIQLSVTVLVGLAGKARSLIHAKETGRVLSEIDPDYVGALSLMLIPGTELHDDYQAGRFQLPSPEEMLAELGQMIASTHLSDGLFHANHASNYLPVRARLPRDKEKTLDQIAQALSGKIKLKPEFMRAL